TCAGTTTTTCTGCTTGATTGAGCAACTCTCTTCTCTGTGAGCTGTCCAGCCAGAGAAGGCACTGCTCCAGTTCCTCAAAGCGAACATGTGTGGTGACCTTCAGTTCTGAACCAGTGCCTGAATTCTCGTAAACAACATCCTGTCCGAGGTAGCCGTTGAAAGCCTGAGCAGCACAATTCATACGCTCCTGAATGTTCTGATAGTCCTCACGCTGTGAGGCATCGATGGAGCTGTGAATCGTGTAGACAAATCGACTTTCGGTTTTCTCAGACATGGCGGATCTGGCTTTTGAGGCTCAATAGCGTGCCCCGTCTGGCAGCTCACGAAACTCATCCCACACGTTGCAAGCCTCGCATTTGAGGATCTGTGTGAGTTTGATCTCACGTTGATCCTTTGGTCTCTGCATGTCGTGATTGATGGCTTCATCGGAAAACAGGTCGTTGTAATCCGACCAGGAGGCCGCGTAGAACACGTTGCGTATGCCAGCCCAGTAGGCCGTGGCGTAACACATCGGACAACATTCACAGCTGGTGTACATCACGCAGCCAGACAAATCCCATGTGCCCAGTTTCTTGCAGGCCGCTCGGATCGCGTTCACTTCAGCATGAGCGCTTGGGTCAAGATCCTTGATGACGCTGTTGCCTGCTGAGGCCACGATTTCGCCGTTCTTGGCAACCACAGCTCCAAAGGGGCCCCCTGATTTATTGACGATCCCTGCCTCACGCATCTGGTGGATCGCTTCACGCATCAAGGCTTCATCGTGTTTTGCTGCCATGGCCGGGAGGAGCACTCTGCTGAATCGTGACGATGACCGTCGCCAACGACAACGAAAGGAACCAAAACGACAAGTTTTCGGTAGCCAATCATCAAACACCAGCTTCGATCGCAGCAGCTTCAAGGCGAAGCTGATCAGGGGACGGGTGATACCCATCCTGAGTGGTGTCATTCGCCTGGCTGGCCTTACTGCAATCACAGTCATGAACCACTGAAGGGCAAGCAGGGGGCGAAGTGAAGCTGGGGCTAAGGTCTTTGGCGCAAGCAACGGCAATACTTCGTCGGTCTTTCCCCCACCTGTCACCCGGACTTGGATAACGCTCTCAAAACAGCATGGTGAGTTGCAGAAGACCACTGACCGAATCATCTTCTGCGTCACGGTCACCCACGAGAGGCAGCACGGTGATCGTGGGCTGGAAATACAGCGAATCGGCGAGGGCGATTTGCGCGTATCCCTGCAACATCAGCTCATTGGGATTGAATTCAGCTTCCAAAAATGGTTCGCTTCTATTGATTTTTGCCCATGAGAGACCGACACCGATGCTGTCGTTCGGACGGCTTTCCAGAGGCCCCATTGCCGTCACCCCTGCCGTGACGGACGCACCCATCTGATTGCTGATGGACGGCGACCAGCCGGCACTGAGAAAACCATTGATCCCACTGCTGTCTTGCTCAGGCCGAAAACTGGAAAATCGTTGATTCAGCAGGGCATACACCCCCCATGCACCCAATTCGCTGAAGCAATTCGTGGTGCTGTCGTTTTGGCAGACCACAGATTCGCCCCCTTGCGACCAGGCACCCAATCCAAAGGATCCTGGTTTGAGAGCTTTACCCAGGACCCATCCACTCCCGGCGCAGCGATGCTGAATAAAAAAGACCTCTCAACCATCATTGCAGGCACCAATCAAGAAACGCTTAATCCCTTGTTTTACGCAGAAGTTCAAACAATCAACAGCTACTACAACTTAAAAAGCGAGCAGCATGTCGACCCCAAGGAGGTTCTTTTCTTGGCCACACATGAACCCTGCACACTCTGTTCATCTGCGATTACATGGGCAGGATTTGACAATTTCTACTACTTTTTTAGTCACGAAGATTCCCGTGATTCATTCCAGATCGGGCATGACCTCAACATCCTCAAAGAGGTCTTTAAGCATGATCCGGGAGAATATGCACGCACAAACAACTACTGGACGAGCTACTGCATCTGCGATCTGATCGAAAATTGCGATAGCAGTGATCGATATTCGTTCAATCAACGCGCCACATCGCTGCGTGGAACCTATCAGAAACTCTCCAGCCAGTATCAACAAAGCAAAGGGCAATTAAGTGACCCCGCTTATATCCCTCTGAACTATTCAAGAACGCCATCACATCAAACCATCGTGAACACCGGCTTAGGGTCGTTTAATCAATGATTGAACAGGCGGATTGGACTACCCAGGGAGAACAATCGGCATGCATTCGTGATGGCAGGAATCACAGCTCTGAGGGCTCCTCTGCGATCACTCGCCAGCCTGTGATGGTACGTCGAGTGTCGGCAAGATCTGATCTGGATCCCACCGGCGCTTGATCTCGCGCAAAAGCGCAAGATCCTCCGCATAGGCCAGCTGCAATTGACGTCCGTAGCGAATCGTTCCGGGATGGCGTTCCACCAAATAGACGTGGCAACAGATTGGGGCTAGAGCATCGAAAAGGGCATCAGACCATTGCCTCACCAACGGCCCAGCCAGGTTGTCGTCAGGATGCCAGAGACCCGAAATCACAATTGACCATTCGGCATCTCGCCCTTTGTAAGTGGAGCTCTGCATCGCTTGATCACGCACCGCTCCACCGATGTGTTGCAAATCAATCCGACAGAGAGGATTCGGAGCTCGTTGAATCGCTTTGGTCAGAATGCTGGTCAGAGTTTCCGTCTGGCCAGGTTTCACGCTGATGGCATGAATCCAGGATCGAAGTCGCCGTCGCCGATTGGTATCTGCTGCCGGCTCCACCGGAAAGGATCCGTCATGTAGAGGCATGTTGAAGTCCGGTAAGTCCTCCAAGCCCATCACGCGATCCCGCCAGACATCCACGGAATCTGCTTCGCATGGAGACACATCGCTATCCCCTGCGACGTTGACGACGTAGCTCAGTACAGAGGGCTCTTTGCTGTCGGGAGGGACTCCCAGCACAAATGAGCACGACCTGGATCGAGGCATGACCTCCGCCTCCTGGAGATGGTTTTGCAACTCCTCAAGAGCATGCAGGGAACGCATCACATCCAACGATCGTCGTGCGTGGGTCCGAAGCGTGGCCTCCGTGATCACGGCGAGAAAGGGTGCAGCTCCCCTCAGCAACCTCCAGCCCGTGGGATCCTGCGCCTCCCCCTGCAAGACAAATGGCGTGCCGTCGGCGCGAACACCCCGCAACGCCACGATGCTGTCGAGGGTGAGGCCCAAGCTGCGGCTGAGATGGCCGATGCCGCCCATCAAGAGCAGACCAAAGCCGGGCGTTGCATGCGTGCCCACAGGAAGCATGCATCGATGGGGTGACAAGGCTCGAAGCAGTGCTCCCATACCCACGCCTGCCTGCACCCGCACCTGATCCTCCTCAAGCTCAATGGCTGTGAAGTGCGCAGAAAGATCAAGCACCAGTGCTCCATCGGCCGCACAGAAGCGGCTATGGCCTCCGCTGCGCACCATCAGAGGCACGCCGGTTTGGCGTGCCTGCAGAACAGCATCAACCACATCCTGTTCGCTGCGAGGCTGAAGGATCATCAGCGGATCGCAAGCTGCAGCGTCACCGTTAAACAGTTCAGCGAGTGCTCGCTCGTAGTCAGCATGCCCTGGATGCAAAGCCATTGACGTCTTTTAAAACAGAGGCGTGTTCCGAAGCCGTTCACTCATGCTGGGTGGCGTCTGAACCGTTCGCACCAACAAGCGATAAAGCGCAACAGCGGTTTGCATTAACAGAAACCAGTTCAGCAGCAGGGCGCGGAAGTAAGACTGATGCCAATCGACTCATGGCTCGAGGGGATCGTTGTACACGACTCATTCCCCTGGGCTGATCTCGCGATCTGGCGTGCGAATCAACAGAATCAATGCGGCTGCCATAGCCAGAAGGAGCGCTCTGCTGAATCCTGTTGATGACCATCACCATCACCATCACCATCACCAACGCCAACGAAAGGAATGAAAGCGACAAGCTCGCGTTAGCCGTTCATTGATTAGAGGTTCAAGCATCGGTCGACAGAATTCGCAAATGCTGCTCAGCCTCGCCGGACTGGACAAGGTCGGATGATGCTTGGAGACAGGGTGATGCTGCGTCAACTTCAGTTGTTGCAGTGCTTTTCAGGCTTCACCAGAAATTCTTCAAATCTTCTTCCTGTTTCCACCGGGAAATCTATCAGTCATCACCAAGTGCCCTGTGATCTTCAAGTCATCGGGGTTCATTCCCGTCGCTCCTCGCTCTTCCGAACAATGACTGCTCAAACATCATCAGCAAGTATGTCGACATTTCGAGTCGATTATTTTGATTCCAGGTATGAGGCAATCGATCAGTATTTTACCTGCATGATTGTGTGTGATAGAGATGATCAAAAATGCCTGAATAATTGTCTTGACAGGCATATGAATTTTGCTGATAATGAAGATTTTTCTTGACTGGTTTTTTAATGTCGTCAATAATACTGCTTCTATTGTTTAGGGCCGAGTCAACTTGTGCTCATCATCAGCTCTTGGTTCTGTCTCCCTGGCGATGCCACCATTGGAGCTCCGCCTGGCAAGACCGGGAAGGATGGTGTCTGCAGAGCCGCTGATACCCATGTCTCTGGCACGCGCAACAACTCGAAGCTCTAGAAACGTTAAAGGGCGTCACCAACCTTCAGGAGAAACTGAAAGCTGCTCAGTCAGCTGCCGAAGTTGCATCTGTCACTGCAGGACATGCTCATGAATTCAGTGCTGATCATCCAATTTATCTTGGTGAAGAGGAGTTGTAAGATGTTTCTGCGGTGTGAATGAAAGCTTTAAATCTAGTGGATGTTAGAAATCTGCGCATGCTGAGAACCGGGAAACCGATAAACGGAATAAGGGGCGTCAGCCTAGTCGTAGTATGAAGCAAAATATATGAGTCTCCAAACACAGTTTTGTCAGGGTTCTTGACCTTCACTTGATGTCTTCATTCCATGATTCACATAATAATCAGCCTTGGAATCCGCCGACCTGTCTTGAAGACTTGGTTCTCTCATTAACACTGAGGAATTCGACGTGATCGCTGGCAGGGTCATAGAGGGTGTAATTGGCCCCAGATCCAATGCCGATCACGCTGCGTCTCGGCACCGGCTGTTCATGACACTGTTCACGAACGTGATCTTTCACTCTTGATCGAATCCGCCCTCCTGTGAGCTTCAATCGGAACTGACGTCCACCGCGCGCAGTGAAAAGTCGGTTGACATCCAGTCGAGTGAGGCGGTCGAGGAGGATCAAAGGTGAGGTGGTTTCCTTCAGTTCATCGCTCACATCCGCTGAGCTGCCGTGGATCAGGCCACAGTCCAGTTCAATCAAGCCAAATTGGAGTGATGCCAGCCAGTTGAGGTGCTCTGGGTTCTCTGCCTGTCGTAACCACTGAACTCGGGAGTCTTCGGACTGTCGTTGTAATTTCTCGGCTTTGGCTTCTCCTCGGTAGCCATGCAGGGACAGCAGTTGCTCCTCCAGCCAGCCGTAGATGCAGTGGGGATGGAGATCACTGCGTTGTGGTCGGCGTAAACGCTTCAACAGCGCATCACACTTGGGATTGGGGCCGATCATGTCGCCGAGAACGAACAGATGCGCTGTTCCTCTCCGCATCTGCAGATCGGACTGGATCTGCTCATACAGATCAAGGTCTCCACGAAGACCACTCACCAGTGCCCAGCGTTCCATCAGCGCTAACACATGAAACAAATTATACTTTATGTGAGAATGATTCTCACGGCAACGCTTGGAGTTGGCGGCTGTGTTCGGCAGTTGTGTGCCTTTTCGAGCGACGAATATTGACGGCTGTTGTGGCTTGCGTTGTTACTTCATTCGCTTGCCCATGGTCGCTTGTTCGCCTTGCTCGCTAGCGCTGAAGTACTACTGCATAAGGAAAGATGCAGGAGGGGCGGCTGATCGACAGCAATGACCACTGGAGCTTGCTCTCGCAAAGAGGCCAGAAGAGTTGGGTGCTAGAGCCGTACGTCTTCTTGGATATGGGCAGAGGTATTCCCAACGATGAGCATGCTCTGCTCGCCTGAGCGAAAGCGTGCTGAGCTGCTGATCTTTGAGCAACGTGGTCTGCGTGAAGGCTTCACCGAAGCACTGCAAGACGGTGACCACAGCTTCAACGATGACGCGGTTTGCGAATTCGTTTTGAAGATCTCTCGTCGTGGCACTGGTCTCGACACCAGCTATTCAGTTCTGCCCAAGCCAAGCAAGGTCACCAAGGCGGAGACAGAAGCAATGGCAGAGGTTCGTGAGATGAACGTGGCTTCTCTGACTGAAGGCTCACATCCATTCATTAAGCCTGCTGCTGAGTTCACCAAAGATCCCACCGCCAGCGCTGCTGAGCTAGATCGTCTGGAATTCTGATCACTGGGCATTCATCGGCATAGCATCAACACTTCTGCCGTCACTGATGTAAGTCCCCTCGACTGATATTAATTCACTACCCGCCCTCAGACACGGCGGGTTTTTTATTGTCTTGAAGTTTGGGGTACACCTAGGTCGACAGCTGCTATGACTGCTGAACAGACCTGTAGCCAATGTCAGAAGAGCAACTCAAAGCTTTCCTAGAAAAAGTCAAAACTGACACTACCCTTCAGGAGCAGCTCAAGGCAGCTTCGGATGCTGATGCAGTAGTTGCGATTGCAAAAGAAGCAGGGTTTAGTATTTCTGCTGACGACCTAACTAATCCAAAGCTCTCTGACGAGGAGCTGGAAGGTGTGGCAGGTGGACACTGCATTTTACATCCATCCATCACTGACACCCCCTCTTTAATACTGCCCATCATCATTTGCCCACCATAACTGCCACTAACAACTCAGTGACTCACCAACAGCTTACACGCTCGAATAACCTCTGAAATTGACAGGGCTTTTTATTGCTTCAATCACCCCAAAAAAGCCCATTAATCAGCCTCCAATACCTGGCACGATTGAGCGCAGTTGAGCAGTAATCAGGCGGGTGAAAACATTTTTCAAAAGGTGGTGACTGAGTTCTGAGCTATTCACCAGAAGCTCACCAGAACTTCGAGGGTTCTACACCAGAGCTATGTAGTGGAGTTCACCAGTAGAGCTGTGATCTTGAAGGAGTCCAGGGGGCAACGCCTCCAAACATTCACTCCTTAGAACCATGACTCAAGAACAACTCACAGCTTTCATCGCTAACGCCAAAGGCAACACCAGCCTTCAGGAGCAGCTCAAAGCAGCGGCTGATGTTGATACGGTTATAGCGATTACCACAGAAGCTGGGTTTAGTATTTCTGCTGACGACTTGAAGAAAGCTCAATCAGAGATTTCTGATGAGGAGTTGGAAAACGCGGCTGGAGGTTGGTGGGAAAGCTATGAGTGCACTTGCCACAATACTTCTATAGACTGATCTTAATAAAAGGCTTGACTCTACGTACTAAAAACCCCCTGCATTGACAGGGACTTTTTATTGCTACAACGACTTCAATATTCGCTTAAAACGGCATCCAATACCTGGCACGATTGAGCGCAGTAAGTATTAGCCAATGACGCTGCAGCAGACCGTTGCTATGACTGCTGAAAAGACCTGCTATCCATGTCCCTAGAACAACTCAAAGCCTTTCTAGAAAAGGTCAAAGGTGATTCCAATCTTCAGGATAAACTAAAAGCAGCTAAGTCACCTGAAGATGTTGTAGAAATTGCTAAAGAACATGGTCATGAATTTACTGTAGATAAGTTCAGCCTTCTCAGTGAAGAGGAGCTAGAAGTTGTGGCTGGTGGATTTGTTCCTCCTCCTCCACCTCCTGGTCCTGGGGTCCTCAACAATAGCCCAGTTAATTTCGCCGATTAATGTCTAATTGCAAGCGTTAATTTGATAACAAATCGCAGAAACGTTAAAGTCCCTGCAACGGCAGGGGCTTTTTATTTCTTCAATCACATCCAATAGCCCATCAATCAGCCTTCAATACCTGGCACGATTGAGCACAGTAATTGTTAGCCAAAGACACTGCAGCAGACCGCTGCTATGACTGCTGAAAAGACCCATGTCCTCTCGTAAAATGGCTGCGATTGACGACCTGATGGCTGCTCTAAGTAGCAATCCTGAATTACGGCAGGCTATGACTAGCGCCATAACTCCAGAAGATGCAGTAAAAGCTGCCGCTGATGCGGGATACAAAGTAACCTCACAGGAGTTAGTAGAGGCCTATAAATCTCAAATGAGTGCGTTGTCCGATGATGAATTAGCGTCGATTTCTGGGGGAAAGGGCTACGTACCATACATATCTAAGGTGACCCCCCACATAACAGATATCAACCACAACCAAATGCCGAACATAAATCTAATGACGCAACTCTAAACCAAACAATATTACGAATTCTAATACATAAAATCTCCCTATTGAATAGTCGAACGAGATTAAAAGCCTAATTCACCAAAGCCCTTGCAATAGCACGGGCTTTTTATTTCTTCAGTTACACCCAAAGGACTAAAGCAAAGAGTCCGACATTTTTCAAGTATTTCTTCTACTATCACTAGGTCTTCATGCCCGCTCTCAAAGCATTGTCAAGCAGTAAAGTTTCCTAATTACAATGCTGAATCTATTGTTTGCGTCTTGCCTGGTCATCCACAATCAATTACGCATGCTGTATGTCTGTGTGTCCTTTCCCATGGCTCTTTCCCTCCTGACACAGCTTCCAATTCTTCCTGTGAGAGCTCTGACATCTTTGCTTTGAAGGCCGTTCGCAGATCCTCAGCACTGATTTGAATACCATAATCTGCGGCAAGCTTCACAGCCTCTTCAGCCGTTGTGGCGGCGGTAATGGACTGCCTAAATTCGGAGTTCGTCGAAACCAAATTTAAAAGATCTTCTTGAGCTGACATGTTCAAAACATATGGCCTATTAACGCTAGCAGGGAGGACACAATGAGACGCCCAATAAACATTATTTTACAATTGATAAGATGAGTTTTTGATGAGCATCTTTTGCTATCCAAAAAGCCCATCAATCAGCCTTCAATACCTGGCACGATTGAGTGCGTTAAGTATTAGCCAAAGACACTACAGCAGATCGTTGCTATGACTGCTGAAATAGCCACAAGTCAGATGTCAAAAGAACAACTCAAAGCTTTTATCGAAAAGGTTCAATCCGATACCGAATTGCAAGAAAAATGCAAGGCGGCAGCCTCCTCTGAGGAAGCAATGGTCATCGCAAAAGCAGCGGGATTCTCAATCACTGAAGATGACATTCAATCGCAATCTGTATCTGACGATGAGCTGGAAGGAGCCTCTGGCGGAGGGTATTCAGTGCTATGGGCACTGCTGGGGAGGCGGTGTAATTAAGAATATTGAGCCTACTAACCATCAAAGACCCCTGCATTGACAGGGGCTTTTTATTGCTTCAATCAACCAAATAAGCCCGCCATTAGCCTTCAATACCTGGCACGATTGAGCGCAGTAAGTATTAGCTAAAGACGCTGCAGTAGACCATTGCTATAACCATTAAAGACTCCTGATACCTATGTCAGAAGAACAATTCAAAGCTTTCCTGGAGAAGGTCAAAGCAGACACCAGTCTTCAGGAAAAGCTCAAAGCAGCTTCCGATGCTGATGGTGTTGTGGCGATTGCAAAGGAGGCAGGCTTTAAGATTTCTGCTGATGTCGTTCGGACCGAGATTTCAGACAGAGAACTGGAAGGTGCAGCTGGGGGCTGGCTGGGGACTTTGGGAGGATGGACTTGCGATCCAGCGGAGATGTGCCAATTCACTGCACTGAGATGTTGATGCAGACGACACTGCGACCCGACAGATCCGACTGGCCCTCACAAGCATACGACTGGCTAGCAGCACCTACACACTCAAAGCCCCTGCATTAGCAGGGGCTTTTTATTTCTATAACCACTTCAATATTCGCTTAAAACGGCATCCGATACCTGGCACTAATTAATACTTAGTTGAACTACCAGCGGCTTAACTATTGAACCAGTGCTACAACAGCTCTATTGGCACCTATCCCATGTCAGAAGAGCAACTCAAAGCGTTCCTAGAAAAAGTCAAAGGCGACACCACGCTTCAGGAAAAACTAAAGGCAGCAAAGTCACCTGAAGACGTTGTGGGCATCGCTAAAGAATACGGCTACGAATTCACTGCTGAGACACTGCTGAAAAAAGATAGTACTGAACTGAGTAAAGAGGAACTAGAAGGCGTGACTGGAGGCTACCAATTCCTATCCATGAACTATGGAAACGGATGGTGTGGTAAACAAACACAAGTCAGGTGCTGAATCTGAAGTTCCCTTTTTCCCCTCGCCTTCAAAACTTACACACTCAAGCCCCTGCATTGACAGGGGTTTTTTATTGCTTTAATTACCCCATACAGCCCGCAATCAGCCTTCAATACCTGGCACTATTGACCGAGGTTATTGTTAGCCAAAGACACTTCATGACATTATTGCTATAACCGTTAAAGACTCCTGAAACCCATGTCAGAAGAGCAACTCAAGTCCTTCCTGGAGAAGGTGAAGGCAGACACCACCCTTCAGGAGAAACTTAAAGCAGCTGCCGATGCCGATGCTGCTCTTGCCATTGCCAAAGAAGCTGGGTTTGCAATTACTGCAGAAGACATTCAATCGATGCAATCTGCTACGGACTTATCAGATGCTGAGCTGGAACGTGTGGCTGGAGGTGGAGGTTGGTATCCATACTATACAGATGCTGATAGCTGCACGAGGTGCACATGTCATAGAAATTGTGGCTAAAGACTTAGACACAGGCTACACACTCAAAGCCTCTGCATTGACAGGGGCTTTTTATTGCTTCAATCAACCAAATAAGCCTGCCATTAGCTTTCAATACCTGGCACGATTGAACGCAGTTGAGCAGTAATCAGGCGGGTGAAAACATTTTTCAAAAGGTGGTGACTGAGTTCTGAGCGGTTCACCAGAAGCTCACTAGAACTTCGAGGGTTCTACACCAGAGCTATGTAGTGGGGTTCACCAGAAAGGCTGTGATCTTGAAGGAGTCGAGGGGGCAACGCCTCCAACACAACTCACACACTTATCAGCTTTAAAACAATGACTACTTCAATCTTCAATGCTCCCTTGCAAATCAAGGAAGCTATTCCAACCTC
Above is a window of Synechococcus sp. BIOS-E4-1 DNA encoding:
- a CDS encoding nucleoside deaminase, which codes for MAAKHDEALMREAIHQMREAGIVNKSGGPFGAVVAKNGEIVASAGNSVIKDLDPSAHAEVNAIRAACKKLGTWDLSGCVMYTSCECCPMCYATAYWAGIRNVFYAASWSDYNDLFSDEAINHDMQRPKDQREIKLTQILKCEACNVWDEFRELPDGARY
- a CDS encoding carbohydrate porin, whose translation is MVCQNDSTTNCFSELGAWGVYALLNQRFSSFRPEQDSSGINGFLSAGWSPSISNQMGASVTAGVTAMGPLESRPNDSIGVGLSWAKINRSEPFLEAEFNPNELMLQGYAQIALADSLYFQPTITVLPLVGDRDAEDDSVSGLLQLTMLF
- a CDS encoding nucleoside deaminase, coding for MRPGTQSKGSWFESFTQDPSTPGAAMLNKKDLSTIIAGTNQETLNPLFYAEVQTINSYYNLKSEQHVDPKEVLFLATHEPCTLCSSAITWAGFDNFYYFFSHEDSRDSFQIGHDLNILKEVFKHDPGEYARTNNYWTSYCICDLIENCDSSDRYSFNQRATSLRGTYQKLSSQYQQSKGQLSDPAYIPLNYSRTPSHQTIVNTGLGSFNQ
- a CDS encoding FAD-binding oxidoreductase; the encoded protein is MALHPGHADYERALAELFNGDAAACDPLMILQPRSEQDVVDAVLQARQTGVPLMVRSGGHSRFCAADGALVLDLSAHFTAIELEEDQVRVQAGVGMGALLRALSPHRCMLPVGTHATPGFGLLLMGGIGHLSRSLGLTLDSIVALRGVRADGTPFVLQGEAQDPTGWRLLRGAAPFLAVITEATLRTHARRSLDVMRSLHALEELQNHLQEAEVMPRSRSCSFVLGVPPDSKEPSVLSYVVNVAGDSDVSPCEADSVDVWRDRVMGLEDLPDFNMPLHDGSFPVEPAADTNRRRRLRSWIHAISVKPGQTETLTSILTKAIQRAPNPLCRIDLQHIGGAVRDQAMQSSTYKGRDAEWSIVISGLWHPDDNLAGPLVRQWSDALFDALAPICCHVYLVERHPGTIRYGRQLQLAYAEDLALLREIKRRWDPDQILPTLDVPSQAGE
- a CDS encoding phosphoesterase, which encodes MERWALVSGLRGDLDLYEQIQSDLQMRRGTAHLFVLGDMIGPNPKCDALLKRLRRPQRSDLHPHCIYGWLEEQLLSLHGYRGEAKAEKLQRQSEDSRVQWLRQAENPEHLNWLASLQFGLIELDCGLIHGSSADVSDELKETTSPLILLDRLTRLDVNRLFTARGGRQFRLKLTGGRIRSRVKDHVREQCHEQPVPRRSVIGIGSGANYTLYDPASDHVEFLSVNERTKSSRQVGGFQG
- a CDS encoding Nif11-like leader peptide family natural product precursor, with product MSEEQLKAFLEKVKTDTTLQEQLKAASDADAVVAIAKEAGFSISADDLTNPKLSDEELEGVAGGHCILHPSITDTPSLILPIIICPP
- a CDS encoding Nif11-like leader peptide family natural product precursor, with product MTQEQLTAFIANAKGNTSLQEQLKAAADVDTVIAITTEAGFSISADDLKKAQSEISDEELENAAGGWWESYECTCHNTSID
- a CDS encoding Nif11-like leader peptide family natural product precursor; amino-acid sequence: MSLEQLKAFLEKVKGDSNLQDKLKAAKSPEDVVEIAKEHGHEFTVDKFSLLSEEELEVVAGGFVPPPPPPGPGVLNNSPVNFAD
- a CDS encoding Nif11-like leader peptide family RiPP precursor, which encodes MAAIDDLMAALSSNPELRQAMTSAITPEDAVKAAADAGYKVTSQELVEAYKSQMSALSDDELASISGGKGYVPYISKVTPHITDINHNQMPNINLMTQL
- a CDS encoding Nif11-like leader peptide family RiPP precursor is translated as MSAQEDLLNLVSTNSEFRQSITAATTAEEAVKLAADYGIQISAEDLRTAFKAKMSELSQEELEAVSGGKEPWERTHRHTACVIDCG
- a CDS encoding Nif11-like leader peptide family natural product precursor, translated to MSKEQLKAFIEKVQSDTELQEKCKAAASSEEAMVIAKAAGFSITEDDIQSQSVSDDELEGASGGGYSVLWALLGRRCN
- a CDS encoding Nif11-like leader peptide family natural product precursor encodes the protein MSEEQFKAFLEKVKADTSLQEKLKAASDADGVVAIAKEAGFKISADVVRTEISDRELEGAAGGWLGTLGGWTCDPAEMCQFTALRC
- a CDS encoding Nif11-like leader peptide family natural product precursor, with translation MSEEQLKAFLEKVKGDTTLQEKLKAAKSPEDVVGIAKEYGYEFTAETLLKKDSTELSKEELEGVTGGYQFLSMNYGNGWCGKQTQVRC
- a CDS encoding Nif11-like leader peptide family natural product precursor, with the protein product MSEEQLKSFLEKVKADTTLQEKLKAAADADAALAIAKEAGFAITAEDIQSMQSATDLSDAELERVAGGGGWYPYYTDADSCTRCTCHRNCG